Proteins encoded by one window of Bacillus sp. DTU_2020_1000418_1_SI_GHA_SEK_038:
- a CDS encoding glycosyltransferase family 4 protein, translating into MRVIYLCQHFPPETGAPQIRVYEVSKELISRGHQVEVITAFPHHPHGIIPEEYRGKFYMFEEWDGIPVHRSWIYPSPKGSFWKRLASYFSFTFSAFYSIMKSKPTDVIICNSPPLFLGITGYLGAKMKRAKFVFNVADIWPESAVELGILKNKSFISLAEILERFLYKKSWKIATATEGIKDYMVKKGKSESDVFLLPNGVNTDTFLPLPKDHELLEKIGIQGKKVFMYAGALGYAQGLDSVLGAALLLKDKLPDVHFLFVGDGQEREKLVNMKEEFQLDNVTFYGSVPVSEMPRMFSICDYSVVSLRNIELFKGARPSKIFPAISSGKPVLYCGDGESAAILEEYHCGKIAPPENPEGIAAAIEKLMSVSDDEYQAMSENGRKLAIEQYSWKSIVDDILANIDMKRKEKANS; encoded by the coding sequence ATGAGAGTGATTTATTTATGTCAGCATTTTCCCCCTGAAACAGGTGCTCCGCAAATTCGTGTATACGAAGTGAGTAAAGAGCTAATTAGCAGAGGACATCAGGTGGAAGTGATTACCGCTTTTCCTCATCACCCTCATGGCATCATCCCAGAGGAATATCGAGGAAAGTTTTATATGTTTGAAGAATGGGATGGGATCCCTGTTCATCGTTCTTGGATTTACCCATCTCCAAAGGGAAGCTTTTGGAAGCGGCTTGCTTCTTATTTTTCCTTCACCTTTAGTGCCTTTTATTCCATTATGAAATCCAAGCCAACCGATGTGATCATCTGTAACTCCCCGCCGTTATTTCTTGGGATTACAGGCTATCTTGGTGCGAAAATGAAACGGGCTAAGTTTGTCTTCAACGTGGCAGATATTTGGCCGGAGTCAGCGGTGGAGCTTGGCATTTTGAAAAACAAAAGCTTTATCAGCTTGGCGGAGATACTTGAAAGGTTCTTGTATAAGAAGTCGTGGAAAATTGCGACAGCTACTGAAGGCATAAAGGATTATATGGTTAAAAAGGGGAAGAGTGAATCAGATGTGTTTCTTCTTCCGAATGGTGTAAATACAGATACCTTTTTGCCACTTCCAAAGGATCATGAACTGCTAGAGAAAATCGGCATTCAGGGGAAAAAGGTATTTATGTACGCAGGAGCTTTGGGCTATGCTCAAGGATTAGATTCTGTATTGGGGGCGGCTCTTTTATTAAAGGACAAGCTTCCAGATGTACATTTTCTCTTCGTTGGAGACGGGCAGGAGCGAGAAAAGCTTGTGAACATGAAAGAGGAATTCCAGTTGGATAATGTGACGTTCTACGGTTCCGTTCCTGTATCGGAAATGCCAAGGATGTTCTCAATTTGTGATTATAGTGTAGTGTCGTTGAGAAATATTGAACTGTTTAAAGGGGCAAGGCCATCGAAGATTTTCCCTGCCATTTCATCAGGGAAACCCGTTTTATACTGCGGGGATGGAGAAAGTGCTGCGATTCTGGAGGAATACCACTGCGGTAAAATTGCGCCGCCGGAGAATCCAGAAGGAATTGCAGCTGCCATTGAGAAGCTAATGTCAGTATCTGATGATGAGTATCAAGCCATGAGTGAAAATGGACGCAAGCTCGCAATTGAGCAGTATTCATGGAAAAGCATTGTGGATGATATTTTGGCTAATATTGATATGAAGCGAAAAGAAAAAGCCAATTCCTAA
- the galU gene encoding UTP--glucose-1-phosphate uridylyltransferase GalU produces the protein MIKKAVIPAAGLGTRFLPATKAQPKEMLPIVDKPTIQYIIEEAVESGIEDIIIVTGRSKRAIEDHFDKSVELEMLLERTGKHDMLEVVENISNLVDIHYVRQKEPLGLGHAVLCAKKFIGNEPFAVLLGDDIVDSEVPALKQMINQYNEVHSSILGCNEVPRSEVNKYGIVNYSEKSGDLYKVESLVEKPAIEEAPSTQAIVGRYILSPAIFELLEEVAPDKKGEIQLTDAIDRLLGKESIYSYILQGKRYDVGDKFGFLQASIDYALKRPDLKDKLEAYIKQLKVN, from the coding sequence ATGATTAAAAAGGCGGTAATTCCTGCTGCAGGGTTGGGGACTAGATTTTTGCCGGCAACAAAAGCACAGCCGAAGGAAATGCTTCCAATCGTTGATAAACCAACGATTCAATATATTATCGAAGAAGCTGTTGAGTCAGGGATTGAGGATATTATTATTGTAACGGGAAGAAGCAAAAGGGCGATTGAGGACCATTTTGATAAATCCGTAGAGTTAGAAATGCTGCTTGAAAGAACGGGTAAGCATGATATGCTCGAAGTTGTCGAGAATATCTCCAATCTCGTTGATATTCATTATGTTCGTCAAAAAGAGCCGCTTGGCTTGGGACATGCTGTGTTATGTGCGAAGAAATTCATCGGAAACGAGCCTTTTGCGGTATTGCTAGGTGATGATATCGTTGATAGTGAGGTTCCGGCTCTTAAACAAATGATTAATCAGTATAATGAAGTTCATTCTAGTATTTTGGGTTGTAACGAGGTTCCGCGTTCTGAGGTTAATAAGTATGGAATTGTGAATTATTCAGAAAAATCGGGGGACCTTTATAAGGTAGAGAGCCTGGTTGAGAAGCCAGCGATTGAAGAGGCTCCATCTACACAAGCGATAGTAGGGCGCTATATTTTATCACCGGCGATTTTCGAATTGCTTGAAGAGGTTGCCCCTGATAAAAAGGGTGAAATTCAGCTTACAGATGCGATTGATCGCTTATTGGGAAAAGAGTCGATTTATTCCTATATTCTTCAAGGAAAGCGATACGATGTTGGGGATAAATTTGGTTTCTTACAGGCATCGATTGATTATGCTTTAAAGCGTCCAGATCTTAAAGATAAGCTAGAAGCGTATATAAAACAGTTAAAAGTGAATTAA